One genomic segment of Candidatus Equadaptatus faecalis includes these proteins:
- a CDS encoding thioredoxin family protein gives MLELDKENCTAEVLEETAMPVVIDFWAPTCPDCMALLPAYEQLAGQYGGKIKFTKVDCSAKRSVAMKFRVMSMPTFLFYKDGKELKRLGRGVKAEEIEAAVKELL, from the coding sequence ATGCTTGAACTTGACAAGGAAAACTGCACCGCAGAGGTGCTTGAAGAAACGGCAATGCCGGTGGTGATCGACTTTTGGGCGCCGACCTGCCCCGACTGTATGGCTCTGCTTCCGGCATACGAACAGCTTGCAGGACAGTACGGCGGCAAAATCAAATTCACAAAGGTTGACTGCTCAGCCAAACGCAGCGTAGCCATGAAATTCCGCGTTATGAGCATGCCGACGTTCCTCTTCTATAAGGACGGCAAAGAACTGAAACGGCTCGGCAGAGGCGTCAAAGCGGAAGAAATCGAAGCGGCAGTAAAAGAACTGCTTTAA
- a CDS encoding Na+/H+ antiporter NhaC family protein, whose amino-acid sequence MEKFEKKDNFAALLPIGIFIIFYLGLGFLYEYGLKMELGFYKIPVVVAFLIALTFACFQNRAVSFDEKLTLMGKEIGHKDIVTMILIFLAAGAFVGVVGRSSAESVAYFVLSLIPTRFAVVILFVVACFISLSMGTSVGTISLITPIAVAIGKASGFDLPICIGAVVGGAMFGDNLSFISDTTIAACNGQGCEMKDKFRENFAIALPAALATLVCLYFVSLKYDVSGYIQHDYNLIQIIPYLLVLLGGIIGFNVFVILLAGIVTGSVIVFFTGATQAVDLLSNMGAGCAGMFETAMVAVLVSAIGGLVKANGGFDAALHLIKSIFKGRKGGQLGIGILVSAMDVATANNTVAIVMSNQIAKEMAGDYGISPRKTASILDTFSCIVQGALPYGAQILVAVSAAASLGCSISAFDIIPNLYYPFFLLLSSLVFIFFIPEKTK is encoded by the coding sequence TTGGAAAAATTTGAAAAGAAAGACAATTTTGCGGCACTTCTGCCAATAGGCATATTCATCATATTCTATCTCGGACTCGGATTTCTGTACGAATACGGGCTCAAAATGGAGCTTGGCTTTTATAAAATACCGGTCGTCGTGGCGTTTCTCATCGCCCTGACCTTTGCCTGCTTCCAAAACAGGGCTGTCAGCTTTGACGAAAAACTGACGCTGATGGGCAAAGAAATAGGACACAAGGATATCGTAACGATGATACTGATATTCCTCGCCGCCGGCGCTTTTGTCGGCGTTGTAGGAAGAAGCAGCGCGGAAAGCGTCGCATACTTCGTGCTGTCGCTCATACCGACGCGTTTTGCGGTGGTCATTCTCTTTGTCGTTGCGTGCTTCATCTCGCTTTCAATGGGCACGTCAGTCGGAACAATCAGCCTTATAACCCCAATAGCCGTAGCGATAGGCAAAGCCTCAGGCTTCGACCTCCCAATCTGCATAGGCGCAGTTGTCGGCGGGGCAATGTTCGGGGACAACCTCTCGTTTATATCGGACACAACGATAGCCGCCTGCAACGGACAGGGCTGCGAAATGAAAGACAAATTCCGCGAAAACTTCGCGATAGCGCTGCCGGCTGCCCTTGCAACGCTTGTATGCCTCTACTTCGTATCGCTCAAATATGACGTATCAGGATATATCCAGCACGATTACAACCTGATACAGATAATCCCCTACCTGCTCGTTCTTCTCGGCGGAATAATAGGCTTCAACGTATTCGTCATACTGCTCGCAGGCATCGTAACCGGCTCGGTAATCGTGTTCTTCACAGGGGCAACACAGGCAGTTGACCTGCTTTCCAACATGGGAGCAGGCTGCGCCGGAATGTTTGAAACGGCGATGGTCGCCGTTCTCGTCTCGGCAATAGGCGGTCTCGTGAAAGCAAACGGCGGATTTGACGCGGCGCTGCACCTCATTAAAAGCATTTTCAAAGGCAGAAAAGGCGGACAGCTCGGAATAGGAATACTGGTAAGCGCCATGGACGTAGCAACAGCCAACAACACGGTCGCAATCGTCATGTCCAACCAGATAGCAAAAGAAATGGCTGGAGACTACGGCATTTCTCCGCGCAAAACGGCGTCAATCCTCGACACCTTCTCCTGCATCGTGCAGGGGGCACTTCCCTACGGCGCACAGATACTCGTCGCCGTCTCGGCGGCGGCAAGCCTCGGCTGCAGCATATCAGCGTTTGACATAATACCGAACCTTTACTATCCGTTCTTCCTTCTCCTCAGCTCGCTGGTATTCATATTCTTCATACCCGAAAAAACAAAATAA
- a CDS encoding YadA-like family protein, with translation MRNIKKLAAIFMLVSFIFGTALPAMAGNGTVINSYNGTISQKTGTDAGDYSTAMGYQTNAIGNYSTAMGYQTNAIDASSTAMGYQTTASGLHSTAMGGNTTAGGESSTAMGIETTASGYASTAMGWLTTASIDASTALGFHTTASGRASVAMGDWTTASGPIALATGTHTCATGAVSVAMGDHATASGTISVAMGKETIASGERSTAMGGNTQAIGIVSTAMGNYTIAEGEASVAMGNHTYALGDGSTAMGTRTTASGQTSTAMGDGTTASGDYSTTMGFRTEAVGDASTAMGSYTDAKGNYSMSTGYKSLANGAASFAGGGLIEEAGSSTFKVGGGKAYGDGSFAFGAGTVAGDASGKGKGSVAMGTFAQAVSDNTFALGWATPFKDEDTAMSYMVSGLKDVVLSKDKHPDLYATWEGLLSTLPSGTIPGIASVDDLANITTEQAEILAAVCKQYVLHDPTMSNAELLSEAVGEYLPAISGTTASGENAIAMGASKKPQGVVASGANSIAFGTDARATHDNSVALGNNAITKAAQNVTGATIGTKTYNFTGGTTAEGVVSVGDTGHLKQIVNVANGAIESGSTDAVNGGQIFDIISNLPGGGGGEDANAVHYDGADKSTIALAGVNGTKISNLKAGEVSPMSTDAVNGAQLYARDLAISANTQEIREVGAISAALAGLHFAEPSGEEGDKLVGAVAYGGYRGANAEAIGLAYKPNPNMMLSASTSISNGNDSQNAYNVGFSLKFGKGETAKTKAELQKQVKYVSDENKELKSEIENLKKENAEIKEMLKKLIK, from the coding sequence ATGAGAAACATCAAAAAACTTGCGGCAATCTTCATGCTCGTGTCGTTCATCTTCGGCACGGCACTGCCTGCGATGGCAGGAAACGGCACGGTAATTAACAGCTACAACGGGACTATATCTCAAAAAACCGGCACTGATGCAGGCGATTATTCCACGGCGATGGGCTACCAAACGAACGCCATTGGAAACTATTCCACGGCGATGGGCTACCAAACGAACGCTATCGACGCTTCTTCAACAGCGATGGGCTATCAAACGACTGCCAGCGGTCTCCATTCCACAGCGATGGGCGGTAATACGACTGCCGGCGGAGAGTCTTCCACAGCGATGGGCATAGAAACGACTGCCAGCGGTTATGCTTCCACAGCGATGGGCTGGCTTACGACTGCCAGCATCGACGCTTCCACGGCGTTGGGTTTTCATACGACCGCCAGCGGAAGAGCTTCCGTAGCGATGGGTGACTGGACAACTGCCAGCGGACCGATTGCTTTGGCTACGGGTACCCACACGTGCGCCACCGGAGCTGTTTCCGTAGCGATGGGAGACCATGCGACCGCGAGCGGTACCATTTCCGTAGCGATGGGCAAAGAAACGATAGCCAGTGGCGAACGTTCCACTGCGATGGGAGGCAATACGCAAGCAATCGGAATTGTTTCCACAGCGATGGGTAACTATACTATTGCCGAAGGGGAGGCTTCCGTGGCGATGGGTAATCATACGTATGCTCTCGGAGACGGCTCTACAGCGATGGGTACTCGGACGACTGCCAGCGGGCAAACTTCTACGGCGATGGGTGATGGTACAACCGCCAGCGGCGACTATTCCACAACGATGGGTTTCAGAACGGAAGCTGTTGGCGACGCTTCCACGGCGATGGGTTCCTATACGGATGCTAAGGGAAATTATTCCATGTCAACAGGTTACAAATCACTTGCAAATGGAGCAGCGTCTTTTGCCGGAGGCGGTCTGATTGAGGAAGCCGGCTCATCAACGTTCAAGGTTGGCGGAGGCAAAGCGTACGGCGACGGCTCCTTTGCGTTCGGCGCAGGCACTGTGGCAGGTGATGCGTCAGGAAAAGGCAAGGGAAGCGTCGCAATGGGTACGTTTGCACAGGCAGTCAGCGACAATACTTTTGCCCTTGGCTGGGCAACCCCCTTTAAGGATGAAGATACTGCCATGAGTTATATGGTATCAGGATTGAAAGATGTCGTTCTTAGCAAAGACAAGCATCCTGATCTTTATGCCACATGGGAAGGTCTTTTGAGTACGCTCCCCTCCGGCACGATACCGGGCATTGCCTCTGTTGATGACCTTGCCAATATTACAACCGAACAGGCGGAGATACTGGCAGCAGTATGCAAGCAATATGTACTGCATGACCCGACTATGTCAAACGCGGAACTGCTTTCGGAAGCTGTCGGGGAATATCTGCCGGCGATTTCAGGTACGACCGCAAGCGGCGAAAACGCCATAGCGATGGGTGCTTCAAAAAAACCGCAAGGTGTGGTTGCCTCAGGCGCAAATTCAATAGCTTTCGGCACAGATGCGAGAGCAACGCACGATAATTCCGTAGCGCTTGGCAACAACGCGATTACAAAAGCTGCGCAGAATGTGACAGGTGCGACAATCGGAACGAAAACCTACAACTTCACGGGCGGAACAACTGCTGAAGGCGTAGTGTCAGTTGGTGACACAGGACATCTGAAACAGATAGTCAATGTTGCCAACGGAGCGATAGAAAGCGGTTCAACCGATGCGGTGAACGGCGGACAGATATTTGACATAATCAGCAATCTTCCGGGTGGCGGCGGCGGAGAAGATGCCAACGCAGTACATTATGATGGTGCGGACAAGTCAACGATTGCGCTTGCAGGTGTGAACGGAACAAAGATAAGCAATCTGAAAGCAGGCGAAGTATCGCCTATGTCAACGGACGCTGTCAACGGCGCACAGCTTTACGCAAGAGACCTTGCGATAAGCGCGAACACGCAGGAAATCCGCGAAGTCGGCGCAATATCAGCGGCACTTGCAGGACTGCACTTTGCCGAACCGAGCGGCGAAGAAGGCGACAAACTTGTCGGAGCGGTGGCGTACGGCGGCTACAGGGGCGCGAACGCGGAAGCGATAGGACTTGCCTACAAACCGAACCCGAATATGATGCTCTCTGCCTCAACGTCAATCAGCAACGGAAACGACAGCCAGAACGCGTACAACGTCGGTTTCAGTCTGAAATTCGGCAAGGGCGAAACGGCAAAGACAAAGGCGGAGCTTCAGAAACAGGTGAAGTATGTCAGCGACGAGAATAAGGAACTTAAGAGTGAAATTGAGAACCTTAAGAAAGAGAATGCCGAGATTAAGGAAATGCTGAAAAAGCTGATTAAGTAG